A genomic window from Bacteroidota bacterium includes:
- a CDS encoding fibronectin type III domain-containing protein, with the protein MNNNSLQKKLLSYSAMAGSLIVSNQVYGQVSYYDIDPDKQFPLYTDESYFIDFNGDGLTDLTFSHNIWVSMYCDTSSTGWSCTGSTHQRIEAYGMNVNFVNNLATFGTSVASPLESGEIISEAATWGVATEVTLFNNAGEWRKWDDFWGPGSWVDFSYQFGPWQNIDHKYLGVKFEIDGLTHYGWVSLSATPTTKVAQVVKIHSYAYETTPELPIIAGFIPTCYPPNPLTPVAITGTTAKIKWEVIAGTDHYELQYRQTGAATWITKTVAGVKSFRKVSGLTCDTEYEWRIRSFCSDGEVSLYSDIQTFNTNTCRLGEETIEEEPPFSVFSYGSQIHISLDEETPTNWNCKIFNVYGQLLFESQISNSETVLETELPNGIYIVTMEIAGENYAVQVALNR; encoded by the coding sequence ATGAACAACAACTCATTACAAAAAAAACTGCTTAGTTATTCTGCTATGGCAGGAAGTTTAATCGTTTCCAATCAAGTATATGGGCAAGTTAGTTATTACGATATTGACCCTGACAAGCAATTCCCACTATACACTGATGAAAGTTATTTTATCGATTTTAATGGTGATGGATTAACCGATTTGACTTTTTCTCATAATATCTGGGTTAGTATGTATTGTGATACATCGTCTACAGGTTGGTCATGCACAGGATCTACGCATCAAAGAATTGAAGCGTATGGTATGAATGTAAATTTCGTTAATAATTTGGCTACATTCGGAACATCAGTTGCATCGCCATTGGAATCAGGGGAAATTATTTCTGAAGCTGCCACTTGGGGTGTTGCAACCGAAGTTACCTTATTTAATAATGCAGGTGAGTGGCGTAAATGGGATGATTTTTGGGGACCCGGGAGTTGGGTTGATTTCAGTTATCAATTTGGTCCATGGCAAAATATTGATCATAAATACCTTGGAGTTAAATTTGAAATTGACGGACTTACACATTATGGATGGGTTTCTTTAAGTGCAACGCCAACAACTAAAGTTGCGCAAGTAGTTAAAATTCATTCCTATGCATATGAAACAACACCGGAACTCCCAATTATTGCCGGTTTTATTCCAACTTGTTATCCCCCAAATCCATTAACTCCTGTTGCTATAACCGGGACAACTGCAAAAATAAAATGGGAAGTAATTGCGGGTACCGACCATTATGAATTACAATACAGACAAACAGGTGCAGCAACATGGATAACCAAAACAGTTGCAGGTGTTAAATCTTTTAGAAAAGTATCAGGCTTAACTTGCGATACCGAATATGAATGGCGTATCAGAAGTTTTTGCAGCGATGGTGAGGTTTCATTGTATTCTGACATCCAAACATTTAATACCAACACATGCAGACTAGGAGAAGAAACAATTGAAGAAGAACCTCCATTTTCCGTATTCAGTTATGGCAGTCAAATTCATATTTCACTCGACGAAGAAACTCCGACAAACTGGAATTGCAAAATATTTAATGTGTATGGTCAGTTGTTATTCGAAAGCCAAATATCCAATTCAGAAACTGTTTTGGAAACGGAATTACCTAATGGGATTTATATCGTTACCATGGAAATTGCAGGTGAGAATTATGCTGTTCAAGTGGCGTTGAATAGATGA